One window of the Marmota flaviventris isolate mMarFla1 chromosome 2, mMarFla1.hap1, whole genome shotgun sequence genome contains the following:
- the Fam209a gene encoding protein FAM209A: MRTLKWFLFLPLCLSCGYAFMFSSLRDKAKEPQGKVPCGGHFRIRQNLPEHTQGWLGSKWLWLIFVVLLYVILKFRGDSEKDKKQTSTGLRGRQFRSPLKKHQNTSPSKDYAFHTLTQLEMDLVKFVSKVRNLKVTMATGGNIKLQNSEMPADPHNNITIYEIWGEEESE; the protein is encoded by the exons ATGCGGACGCTGAAATGGTTCCTGTTCTTGCCTCTGTGCCTCTCCTGCGGCTACGCCTTTATGTTCTCTTCTCTGAGAGACAAAGCCAAAGAACCCCAGGGGAAGGTGCCTTGCGGAGGGCACTTCCGAATTAGACAGAATCTACCAGAGCACACCCAAGGCTGGCTTGGGAGCAAATGGCTCtggcttatttttgttgttttgctgtaTGTAATACTGAAGTTTCGAGGAGATAGTGAGAAGGATAAG AAGCAGACTTCTACTGGCCTCCGAGGCCGCCAGTTTCGCTCTCCACTAAAGAAACATCAAAATACTTCCCCCAGCAAAGACTATGCATTCCATACCTTAACCCAACTTGAGATGGACCTTGTGAAGTTTGTGTCCAAGGTGCGGAATCTCAAAGTCACCATGGCAACTGGTGGTAACATCAAGCTGCAAAACTCAGAGATGCCTGCAGATCCACACAATAATATCACAATATATGAGATATGGGGAGAAGAAGAGTCTGAATGA